From Saimiri boliviensis isolate mSaiBol1 chromosome 9, mSaiBol1.pri, whole genome shotgun sequence, a single genomic window includes:
- the LOC101035381 gene encoding putative testis-specific Y-encoded-like protein 3, whose amino-acid sequence MADERAGTPEAAARPPLGPEQEGDVRMAPAAWAREAMGRGSLYPAAGLGTALPSPGRGEATSAATALSLENGRVPDEGPETCGSEGPGTRAGAGEKAEDATTEEGAIFEEEAAEEVEKQQVGEKLVGDEKQEVGAEAQEGAGPLNFGVLIVDPLEAIQWEAEAMSAQADRAYLQLERRFGRMHRLHLARRSFIIQNIPGFWVTAFLNHPQLSAMISPRDEDMLCYLMNLEVRELRHSRTGCKFKFRFWSNPYFQNKVIVKEYECRPSGRVVSIATRIRWHRGQEPPALVHRNRDTVRSFFSWFSQHSLPEADSVAQIIKDDLWANPLQYYLLGDRPCRARGGLARWPTEAPSRPYGFQSG is encoded by the coding sequence ATGGCGGACGAGAGGGCAGGGACCCCGGAAGCCGCGGCGCGCCCGCCGCTCGGCCCTGAGCAGGAGGGGGACGTGCGCATGGCCCCCGCGGCCTGGGCCCGAGAAGCTATGGGGCGCGGGTCCCTCTACCCCGCAGCGGGCCTCGGGACTGCCCTCCCTTCCCCCGGGCGCGGCGAAGCGACCTCCGCGGCGACTGCCCTGAGCCTGGAAAACGGTCGGGTACCGGACGAAGGCCCAGAAACCTGCGGTTCAGAGGGCCCGGGGACTCGGGCGGGAGCCGGCGAGAAGGCCGAGGACGCGACCACAGAGGAGGGCGCCATCTTCGAGGAGGAGGCCGCAGAGGAGGTGGAGAAGCAGCAGGTGGGGGAGAAGCTAGTGGGGGATGAGAAGCAGGAGGTGGGAGCGGAGGCACAGGAGGGCGCGGGACCACTGAACTTTGGTGTTCTAATTGTGGACCCTCTGGAGGCCATCCAGTGGGAGGCGGAGGCCATGAGCGCCCAGGCCGACAGGGCCTACCTCCAGCTTGAGCGCAGGTTTGGGCGGATGCACAGGTTGCACCTCGCCCGTAGGAGCTTCATCATCCAGAATATTCCCGGCTTCTGGGTCACTGCCTTTCTGAACCACCCGCAGCTGTCAGCCATGATCAGCCCTCGAGATGAAGACATGCTCTGCTACCTGATGAATTTGGAGGTGAGGGAGCTCAGGCACTCCAGGACAGGTTGCAAATTCAAGTTCCGGTTTTGGAGCAACCCCTACTTCCAGAACAAGGTGATCGTGAAGGAGTATGAATGCAGACCCTCAGGCCGAGTGGTGTCTATTGCGACTCGCATCCGGTGGCACCGGGGCCAGGAACCCCCGGCCCTCGTACACAGGAACCGGGACACTGTCCGAAGCTTCTTCAGCTGGTTTTCACAGCACAGCCTCCCAGAGGCCGACAGCGTTGCCCAGATTATTAAAGATGACCTGTGGGCCAACCCCCTGCAGTACTACCTGCTGGGGGATAGGCCCTGCAGAGCCAGGGGAGGCCTCGCAAGGTGGCCCACGGAGGCCCCTTCTAGGCCCTACGGGTTCCAGTCTGGCTAA